A genome region from Paracoccus stylophorae includes the following:
- a CDS encoding SAM-dependent methyltransferase, protein MSVGRDHLLSVYAQSSDPWNFATSAYEQQKFAATCDALLRPRYRAAFELGCGNGQLARHLVGRCDRYTGMDAVAVALEAARRTVPQARFVQGFYPCPLPGDGFDLLILSEILYFLDARDLRRLAGDIAAQFPLAEVICVTWLGPTGHELQGEQALAIFAAALETHDFTLVTRHDRYRIDRALPKKPV, encoded by the coding sequence ATGAGCGTGGGACGCGATCATCTGCTGTCGGTCTATGCCCAATCGTCGGACCCGTGGAATTTCGCCACAAGCGCCTATGAGCAGCAGAAATTCGCGGCGACCTGCGATGCGCTGCTGCGCCCACGCTATCGCGCGGCGTTCGAGTTGGGGTGCGGCAACGGGCAGCTGGCGCGGCATCTGGTGGGACGGTGCGACCGCTATACCGGGATGGATGCGGTCGCCGTCGCGCTGGAGGCGGCGCGGCGCACGGTGCCGCAGGCGCGGTTCGTCCAGGGTTTCTATCCCTGCCCGCTGCCGGGCGACGGCTTCGATCTGCTGATCCTGTCCGAGATCCTGTATTTCCTCGATGCGCGCGACCTGCGCCGGCTGGCCGGCGACATTGCCGCGCAGTTTCCCTTGGCCGAGGTGATCTGCGTGACCTGGCTTGGCCCGACCGGGCACGAATTGCAGGGCGAACAGGCGCTGGCGATCTTTGCCGCGGCCCTGGAGACGCATGATTTCACCCTTGTGACGCGGCACGACCGGTATCGGATCGACCGCGCCCTGCCGAAGAAGCCCGTATGA
- a CDS encoding Hint domain-containing protein — translation MTVSAFDVNAFVYNTRLSVPPPGASSTVTMTNVDANINKLYYSTISANATNDANGDGRFNVGETVTLTDHVGSAQNVVKSVTTLNVLGSGRFTWTSSLAPGFGGTADVLVTSDGSKTYLVFVNGDQRSHYDNNHDRTGASGPRIGELINSSTLTWRAVGYEPGEGPLCFGRGTLIDTDRGGVAIELLRVGDRVLTRDNGAQPIRWIGSMILTAGALAADPRLRPIKITADSLGAGLPARDLVVSPQHRVVVRSKIAKRMFDADEVFVPAVKLTALPGVFVDTECGEVEYFHMLFDRHEIVTSNGAQTESLHTGRIALRSLSTAARDEIFAIFPELAETGQVRALARPVPKGREIGALLHRHVKNAKPLQAAG, via the coding sequence ATGACCGTCTCTGCCTTCGACGTGAACGCGTTCGTCTACAACACGCGGTTGAGCGTTCCGCCGCCGGGCGCGTCGTCCACGGTGACGATGACCAATGTCGATGCGAACATCAACAAGCTGTATTATTCCACGATCTCGGCCAACGCGACGAACGACGCCAATGGCGACGGGCGGTTCAACGTGGGCGAGACGGTGACGCTGACCGATCATGTCGGATCGGCGCAGAACGTGGTGAAATCGGTCACCACCCTGAACGTTCTGGGCAGCGGCAGGTTTACCTGGACCAGTTCCCTTGCACCGGGATTCGGCGGGACGGCGGATGTGCTGGTCACGTCGGACGGGTCGAAAACCTATCTTGTCTTCGTGAACGGCGACCAGCGCTCGCATTACGACAACAACCACGATCGGACGGGGGCCAGCGGACCGCGCATCGGGGAGTTGATCAACAGTAGCACGCTGACATGGCGCGCGGTCGGCTATGAACCCGGCGAAGGTCCACTGTGTTTCGGGCGCGGCACGCTGATCGACACGGATCGCGGCGGCGTCGCGATCGAGCTTTTGCGCGTCGGCGACCGGGTTCTGACCCGCGACAACGGTGCGCAGCCGATCCGCTGGATCGGGTCGATGATCCTGACCGCAGGGGCGCTGGCCGCCGATCCCAGGCTGCGGCCCATCAAGATCACGGCGGACAGCCTGGGTGCCGGGCTGCCGGCGCGCGATCTGGTGGTCTCGCCCCAGCATCGGGTCGTCGTCCGTTCGAAGATCGCCAAGCGGATGTTCGACGCGGACGAGGTGTTCGTGCCGGCGGTCAAGCTGACGGCGCTGCCCGGCGTGTTCGTGGATACCGAGTGCGGCGAAGTCGAGTATTTCCACATGCTGTTCGACCGGCACGAAATCGTCACCTCGAACGGGGCGCAGACCGAAAGCCTGCATACCGGCAGGATCGCGCTGCGCAGCCTGTCCACTGCGGCGCGCGACGAAATCTTTGCGATCTTTCCCGAACTGGCAGAGACCGGGCAGGTCCGCGCGCTGGCCCGTCCGGTGCCCAAGGGGCGCGAAATCGGCGCATTGCTGCACCGCCACGTGAAGAACGCAAAGCCGTTGCAAGCGGCAGGCTGA
- a CDS encoding acyl-CoA dehydrogenase, whose translation MPDAEATFITSPAAQAGPVPARVLAALSAAADAEERGAAPIAASVDLLRRAGLLEDDGTADPARTARALMQVGGVNLSVGRLWEGHVNALHLIRLRGTSAQRDRVRKWLAQGALFGVWGADGVPPVTLSPGGAQLVGVKNFASGLGTLSHALVTVGSGPDVRLALIEVRAGDRADLSGWTVPGMRATASGSFDMTGIEPGPDGWIGGPGDYLREPSFVGGVWRIAALQAGASAGLVDRAAASLRETGRLAAEAQKTRLMTALMRVWAGMALTERAAVAASDPAIAAEDAVSLSISARLFTEEAALAAIHAVEQSLGLRHFAQGSPTGRMARDLSVYLRQAARDALLQQAADHVLGRDGGIGGLPA comes from the coding sequence ATGCCTGACGCCGAAGCCACCTTCATCACATCCCCCGCAGCGCAAGCCGGCCCCGTCCCGGCCCGCGTGCTGGCGGCGCTGTCGGCCGCCGCCGACGCCGAGGAGCGCGGCGCCGCGCCCATCGCGGCGTCCGTCGACCTGCTGCGCCGGGCCGGTCTGCTGGAGGATGACGGCACGGCCGATCCCGCGCGCACCGCGCGGGCGCTGATGCAGGTGGGCGGGGTCAATCTGTCGGTGGGCCGGTTGTGGGAAGGCCATGTCAACGCGCTGCACCTGATTCGCCTGCGGGGAACGTCGGCGCAGCGCGACCGCGTGCGCAAGTGGCTGGCGCAGGGTGCCCTGTTCGGCGTCTGGGGCGCGGACGGCGTGCCGCCGGTCACGCTGTCGCCCGGCGGCGCGCAGCTGGTGGGGGTCAAGAATTTCGCCTCGGGGCTCGGCACGCTGAGCCATGCGCTGGTCACGGTTGGGTCGGGGCCGGATGTGCGCCTGGCGCTGATCGAGGTGCGCGCCGGCGACCGTGCCGACCTGTCGGGCTGGACCGTGCCGGGGATGCGGGCGACCGCGTCGGGCAGTTTCGACATGACCGGCATCGAGCCGGGGCCGGACGGGTGGATCGGCGGGCCGGGCGATTACCTGCGCGAACCCTCGTTCGTCGGCGGCGTCTGGCGCATCGCGGCGTTGCAGGCCGGCGCGTCGGCGGGGCTGGTTGACCGGGCCGCGGCATCGCTGCGCGAGACCGGGCGACTGGCGGCCGAGGCGCAGAAGACGCGGCTGATGACCGCGCTGATGCGGGTCTGGGCGGGCATGGCGCTGACCGAACGCGCCGCTGTCGCCGCATCCGATCCCGCGATCGCGGCCGAGGATGCGGTCAGCCTGTCGATCTCGGCCCGGCTGTTCACCGAAGAGGCCGCGCTGGCCGCCATCCACGCCGTCGAGCAAAGCCTTGGCCTGCGCCATTTCGCGCAAGGTTCGCCCACCGGGCGCATGGCGCGGGACCTGTCGGTCTATCTGCGGCAGGCGGCGCGCGATGCGTTGCTGCAACAGGCGGCCGATCACGTGCTGGGCCGCGATGGCGGCATCGGGGGCCTGCCCGCATGA
- a CDS encoding glycosyltransferase: MSRALDKDIAIVIPARNEARRIGVALRALAGQSPDRVRVFVMINNTTDATARVARRQAARCGLDLTIVQRSLDPGEGVGAARRIGCAAALRGMPGLRHILNTDADCIAAPDWVARNLAHLQRADAVCGRIEPISSEAEVLAQMDPVAARNEGIYAALVREFHARHAPHCAHLGGTHGQAAGASLAVTRAAYLAAGGFAPQPCGEDRDLVRRLGQTRRRIVHADDVIVQASCRLTGRAQGGMSDALRWRVAGGDYLVDDGLPRADTLLSALKTGTLGAWPPLVSGQDRLLASELPRHIDMLSAWLNDGHMPAGPPCSESSAAGSPSRAFATAAKG; encoded by the coding sequence ATGAGCCGGGCCTTGGACAAGGACATTGCCATCGTCATCCCGGCGCGCAACGAGGCGCGGCGCATCGGGGTCGCGCTGCGCGCGCTGGCCGGGCAGTCGCCGGACCGGGTGCGGGTATTCGTTATGATCAACAACACCACCGACGCGACCGCCCGCGTGGCACGGCGACAGGCTGCGCGATGCGGGCTGGATCTGACGATCGTTCAGCGCAGTCTGGACCCCGGCGAAGGCGTGGGCGCGGCGCGGCGGATCGGATGCGCGGCGGCGCTGCGCGGGATGCCCGGACTGCGCCATATCCTGAACACCGATGCCGACTGCATCGCCGCGCCGGACTGGGTCGCGCGCAATCTGGCGCATCTGCAGCGCGCCGACGCCGTCTGTGGCCGGATCGAGCCGATCAGCAGCGAGGCCGAGGTGCTGGCGCAGATGGACCCGGTCGCGGCACGGAACGAGGGCATCTATGCCGCGCTGGTCCGGGAATTCCATGCCCGGCACGCGCCGCATTGCGCGCATCTTGGCGGCACGCACGGACAGGCGGCGGGGGCCAGCCTGGCGGTGACGCGGGCCGCCTATCTTGCCGCCGGCGGCTTTGCGCCGCAGCCGTGCGGCGAGGATCGCGACCTTGTGCGACGGCTGGGCCAGACGCGGCGTCGGATCGTTCACGCCGACGACGTGATCGTGCAGGCATCCTGCCGCCTGACCGGGCGCGCCCAGGGCGGCATGTCCGATGCGTTGCGATGGCGCGTGGCCGGCGGCGATTACCTTGTGGATGACGGGCTGCCCCGCGCCGACACCCTGCTGAGTGCGCTGAAAACCGGCACTCTGGGCGCGTGGCCGCCGCTGGTGTCCGGGCAGGACCGGCTGCTGGCCAGCGAATTGCCGCGTCACATCGACATGCTGAGCGCCTGGCTGAACGATGGCCATATGCCCGCCGGTCCGCCCTGCTCCGAAAGCTCTGCGGCGGGGTCGCCGTCGCGCGCGTTCGCGACCGCCGCCAAGGGCTGA
- a CDS encoding glycosyltransferase family A protein: protein MTRDPLAPLVDIVVPTWNRAHLIAGAIRAALDQSWWNIRVTVIDDASTDAAQDAVVPFLSHPKFNYVRLGRNLGTAQAKNAGLLLTDGDAVTFHDSDDIPHRDKVLRQVRVLSAQHIGADGCLNWAMADKRAGQTLQVGVVLTHHELILPDGRRVEIRRDLSLLDDVFPNLQMGSQVPGEWTHINSGLFRADVFARLGGFEDCIEEDRELRNRLILNGEIVWIVPELLLTKIETPDSLTQSARSDYDSARRRADRQMVWQKVAVWRDSRRVDPVPVDIPDLDVRLVSNPALLRRRDMPVSPATAARLDRILPRTVAAQ, encoded by the coding sequence GACCCGCGATCCGCTGGCCCCCTTGGTCGATATCGTTGTTCCCACGTGGAACCGCGCGCATCTGATCGCGGGCGCGATCCGCGCCGCGCTGGATCAAAGCTGGTGGAACATCCGCGTCACGGTGATCGACGATGCCAGCACCGATGCCGCCCAGGATGCGGTGGTGCCGTTCCTGTCGCATCCGAAGTTCAACTATGTCCGGCTGGGCCGCAATCTGGGGACGGCGCAGGCCAAGAATGCGGGTCTTTTGCTGACCGATGGCGATGCCGTCACCTTTCACGATTCCGACGACATTCCGCATCGCGACAAGGTTCTGCGTCAGGTCCGGGTGCTGAGCGCGCAGCATATCGGCGCGGATGGCTGTCTCAACTGGGCGATGGCCGACAAACGCGCGGGTCAGACCCTGCAGGTCGGCGTGGTGCTGACGCATCACGAGTTGATCCTGCCCGACGGGCGGCGGGTCGAGATCCGGCGCGATCTGTCGTTGCTGGACGATGTGTTTCCCAATCTGCAGATGGGCAGCCAGGTGCCGGGCGAATGGACACACATCAATTCGGGCCTGTTCCGCGCCGACGTGTTCGCCCGCCTGGGCGGGTTCGAGGACTGCATCGAGGAGGATCGAGAGTTGCGCAACCGCCTGATCCTGAACGGCGAGATCGTCTGGATCGTGCCCGAATTGCTGCTGACCAAGATCGAGACGCCGGACAGCCTGACGCAATCGGCGCGGTCAGATTACGACAGCGCCCGGCGGCGGGCGGATCGGCAGATGGTCTGGCAGAAGGTCGCGGTCTGGCGCGACAGCCGCCGCGTGGACCCGGTTCCGGTGGACATTCCCGATCTGGATGTGCGCCTTGTCAGCAACCCCGCCCTGCTGCGCCGCCGCGACATGCCGGTCAGCCCCGCCACGGCCGCGCGGCTGGACCGCATCCTGCCCCGGACGGTGGCCGCGCAATGA
- a CDS encoding PIG-L deacetylase family protein: protein MNDASATRLAGVFQGREPLVVLAPHPDDESLACGALLARGFAGAGAHVICLTDGSASHPASRQWPPDRLAARRRAELSEAVSRLGGAKTDLTWLGLPDSRLHLADPMRVAEDLDRIVTGLGAAHVFVPAIEDHHADHKATFRIALILRQRRPDLTFHAYPVWSRWDEPDFAAMIAARDPVFVPPGRMAGRKRAAIHAHRTQMGRIVRDDPFGFVLPDAMIRRFLDEDEIFWRMPA, encoded by the coding sequence ATGAACGACGCATCCGCAACACGATTGGCCGGTGTGTTCCAGGGGCGCGAACCGCTGGTCGTGCTGGCGCCGCATCCCGACGACGAATCGCTGGCCTGCGGTGCGCTGCTGGCGCGGGGCTTTGCCGGCGCGGGGGCGCATGTCATCTGCCTGACCGATGGCAGCGCCAGCCATCCGGCGTCACGGCAATGGCCACCCGACCGGCTGGCGGCGCGGCGGCGGGCCGAGTTGTCCGAGGCCGTCAGCCGGCTTGGCGGCGCCAAGACCGACCTGACATGGCTTGGCCTGCCCGACAGCCGCCTGCATCTGGCCGACCCGATGCGCGTGGCGGAGGATCTGGACCGGATCGTCACGGGGCTTGGCGCGGCGCATGTCTTCGTGCCCGCCATCGAGGATCATCACGCCGATCACAAGGCGACATTCCGCATCGCCCTGATCCTGCGGCAGCGGCGGCCCGATCTGACATTCCATGCCTATCCGGTCTGGTCGCGGTGGGACGAGCCCGATTTCGCAGCCATGATCGCCGCCCGCGATCCGGTATTCGTGCCGCCGGGCCGCATGGCCGGCCGGAAACGCGCCGCGATCCACGCGCATCGCACGCAGATGGGCCGGATCGTGCGGGACGATCCGTTCGGATTCGTGCTGCCGGACGCGATGATCCGGCGGTTTCTGGACGAGGACGAGATTTTCTGGAGGATGCCGGCATGA
- a CDS encoding glycosyltransferase: MTVLRHRARLRVAIVDTCSAKGYDLPDLAAHGLGGTEATILRVAVALAPQFGVTLYQNGRAAQALSRAGRLCPLAAAFAGAGADVIVVVNRWKVALKLRRRHPDTPIFLWLHVHPGRHNRAMGAALRSADIAVICVSASHARTLTAFLGPQALPRIGFIHNPIADDLHPDDTPRDPDLLLFASSPHKGLTEVFGQFRTLRASLPKLRLAVADPGYLRWATGPAPEGVVFLGALPHPALIAQMRRALCLFYPQTGFAETFGLVLAEANAVGTPVLVHDGLGANAEIVRDPAQRVDGHDPDQIRARIEAWRRTPPCATPDPAFRLRRVAQDWARLLSGAMRTPAAATQIVEHHA, translated from the coding sequence ATGACGGTGCTGCGCCATCGCGCGCGCCTTCGCGTCGCCATCGTCGATACGTGCAGCGCGAAGGGATACGATCTGCCCGATCTGGCCGCGCACGGGCTGGGCGGGACCGAGGCCACGATCCTGCGCGTCGCCGTGGCGCTGGCGCCACAGTTCGGCGTCACGCTGTATCAGAACGGACGCGCGGCGCAGGCCCTGTCGCGGGCGGGCCGGCTGTGTCCGCTTGCGGCGGCGTTCGCGGGTGCGGGGGCCGATGTCATCGTCGTCGTCAACCGCTGGAAGGTCGCGCTGAAGCTGCGCAGGCGGCATCCGGACACGCCGATCTTTCTGTGGCTGCATGTCCATCCGGGCCGCCACAACCGCGCCATGGGCGCAGCGCTGCGATCTGCGGATATCGCGGTGATCTGCGTGTCGGCCAGCCATGCCCGCACGCTGACCGCGTTTCTGGGGCCGCAGGCGCTGCCCCGGATCGGCTTCATCCACAACCCCATCGCCGACGATCTGCACCCCGACGACACGCCGCGCGATCCGGACCTGCTGCTGTTTGCAAGCTCGCCCCACAAGGGGCTGACCGAGGTGTTCGGGCAGTTCCGCACGCTGCGCGCCAGCCTGCCGAAACTGCGGCTGGCGGTGGCCGATCCGGGCTATCTGCGGTGGGCGACCGGGCCGGCGCCCGAAGGCGTGGTCTTTCTGGGCGCGCTGCCGCATCCGGCGCTGATCGCGCAGATGCGGCGGGCGCTGTGCCTGTTCTATCCGCAGACCGGGTTTGCCGAAACCTTCGGGCTGGTGCTGGCCGAGGCGAATGCGGTGGGCACGCCGGTGCTGGTCCATGACGGGCTGGGTGCCAATGCCGAGATCGTGCGCGATCCAGCGCAGCGCGTGGACGGGCACGATCCCGACCAGATCCGCGCCCGGATCGAGGCCTGGCGGCGCACCCCGCCTTGCGCAACGCCCGATCCCGCGTTCAGACTGCGCCGTGTCGCGCAGGACTGGGCGCGGCTTTTGTCGGGGGCGATGCGCACCCCCGCCGCAGCGACGCAAATCGTGGAACACCATGCCTGA